The sequence below is a genomic window from Coffea arabica cultivar ET-39 chromosome 8e, Coffea Arabica ET-39 HiFi, whole genome shotgun sequence.
TGGACAAAATCCGATTCACACTAGGAAAAGTGCAAGGTAGTGGCTTCAATGAGACAACATGCATTGaatttggatagaaaatgaCTCAATTTAGACTCTAAATCTGCTGGAAAATGTGGAAATTTAAAGACACAAGAAACTAGTAAGAGGCGTTGAAGGAAAGATAACAAGCCGACTCCAACTAGGAAGGTAACCAACAGCTAGTCCACTATTTTGCAAAATCCAACCTAACCTAggataataaaaatgaaatttctggAATTAATCCTTTTCCCCATAAGAAACAATGAGTAGAAAGGTGTATTATCCCAATCCAAAGTGTATTCAAACAAAAGATCAAACTAGGAAGCTATTTTGATGAAATCCGAATCCAACTTGGAAAACAATCAAATAACGGTTGTTTTATTCTTATTCAATAAGGAATTTGTTTCCTTGTGTTTCAAAATTGATCAAACAATGTTTTTGAAGATAGATTAAACAAGGCAAGTTGCAGAATTTTGTTTAAGAAAATCGGATGGACAACTTTCAATTTTGAAGAACCAGTAGGATTTGCTGTTCACATATCTAAGATTTTCAAGAACCAAATTATGGTTTCAAGATCTTTCAAGAttgataaatttcaaccaaGAATGTCAAGAAAACTAAGAATTTAATTCAAGAAATCAAGAAGCAATCAAGAATAGCCCCAAATTTTCAAGAATCAAATTAGGGTTCCAAGTTTgttccaagaatttcaagatttgaAAAGTTTGAGCACAAAGAATTCAAGAAAGCCTAAAGATTGTTTCAAGATCTTTAAGAACTTCTAGAATTCAatgaagaaattcaagaaactcaagaaagattCAAGAAACACAAATAAATAGCCAAGATTTTTGAGAAGTTTAAGaaccaaaatttagggtttcaagaaacttcaagattgATAATTTATCAATCAAGAACAACAATTCCACAACTTTGATTCAAGATTTCAAAAAACAAGCTCTTAACAGCCCACACAATCCAAGAATCaacaagaacaagaagaaaTCCCTAGGTATGAGCTTCAAATTTccaaaaacaactcaaacaaaaactttttgtttttctggGTGAACAATAACCATAGGATGAACAGTACATGAATAGTGACGGTgaacaataataaaatttttttgataatgAAAACTCGACACAAAACATGAACAAGAAACGAAAAAGGGATATAATTTTGATACCTTCAACTTGGCCCTAATACCAGCTGATATGACCTACACCCTATTTTAGACGCAACTCGTAACACACAAGCTTCGAATCTAGAATTAGATGGTATCGATGTTTGGCAGCAGAACCTATACATTCAAGGACAACTCAAGAACGTGTAGATTGGATAGACGAgtgactacttgattgataagtcgatGAGCACCTTAGGAGTCACTCTAAGatgttcaaaaataactttcacAAGCCAAAAGAATCGTTTCAAACAAGAAACAAGTTACTAGAAAATTCTCAAAAGTTGTCGGTTGTTTCTTACCTAGGTTTGGCTATATCTAAGCTAATACAAAACTAAACGGGCCAAGACTAAACTACCTAACTAACCAAACTAATGAGGTAATTAAGGCCTAACTTAGAGCATAAGTTGATAGTTGAGTAGCGGATTAACAGAAAAAATTTTAGGTAGTCGTCTATATAAATGTTAAAGTTGGAATACTCGTTATGTTTTGGGTCTTTCCACTTGTAAATGCTTATCTCACAAAAATAGTGAGTGCAATCATAATTATTTCACTAAAAAGTGAGTGCAATTACAGTTCTCAATATGGAAGCATGCAAAACTTTaatttgtttttcaattttattactACTTGAGATGTAGTGCTTTCCAAATAGCCCAAAAAATTAGTCACCCACTTATGTcctatttgataattcaatgTAATACTTAAACTTAAAGGTTCAGATAGACgcatttaataattaaaaatagaacatctgaattcattaattaagtgacatTGAAATTTCTagacaaaatttgattttagataaactattaattgatcacttaatatgatatataGTTACATGTATCAGATAtccaaaaataagtgataaattattcaCCGATCACCTAATGTGATATACAGTTAAATGTATCACATTTACTATTTAACAATATCCAAAAGTAAGTGATAGGCTATTCACTGATTATTTAATGTAATATACAGTTAAATGTATCACATTTACTAGTTAATAATCTAGTAACTTAACAGATTTAtactttaaatttcaaatttcagattttaattttaatattatGAGATGCACCCTTAGTACAAATTCTTCCTACTCCGTGTGAAACTCAAATTCGTTTAAAGTCTCGTTTGGGATTGCAGTGCATTTAGTAAAACTACACTTTTAgatgttaaaagtacttttaaaatGTTTAGTGAATATCATCCCATAAAATTAGGAGTAGATCTATTGGTGTTAAGAACACTTTTAGCATAatttcaaatttggtgcttttaaaatagtttttgtgattaaaaaaataaaatatcaaaattaattattttatcctatattatgaatcaaataaagagataaatattttaaaattatatattatctAATATAATAAATACTCATTAAATTAtgtttttaaataatatatttaaaagtatttaagttgttaataaataattttattaagggtaaaatacaaaaaaactCCCTCTGgtaaacctaatacacagaaaagccgctcgtggtttcaaaatatacaacacgataTCTTGTACTTTGAATTAAATTgcaaaggtgacggaatccgttaaatttaacggaaatgacttattggaatctaaaaaaaaaattttatacctaatttttaacaaatatacctGTTCTACCgcttaaccctcaattctctctatttagagagtaaaacaaatgatttttttgagttgtcttttgtttaattatatcagggtattttggttattttgtctatttttgttaagtttaacggattcagttacctttacaatttagttcaaagtacggggtgtcgtgttgtatattttgaaatcacGAGAGATTTTTCTATGTATTAGATTTATCATAGgggacttttttattttttacccttttattaATAGCTCTACTAGAAAATACTTTTCTATAAGCTGCGCAGCCCAAACGGGCTTAAATgggaaagaaagggaaaaaggaaaaaaaaattgaaggggTTGCAGTCAAATGCACCTGGTTTCTCCCACCATCTCTGCCCACTTTTTTCTCCGGTCTTAACCAGCCTTCTGCAGACCCCTCCGACGCCCAGGGTAACTCCACGGCGTCGTAATTAACGTCTTTTCTCTCTTCCAATCCCTAGCTCATTATCTTCCCCCACAATGCAATCCGTAAGTCCTTCGTTCTCATTTCcggaatttaaattttaatgcagtaatttcaattttattttgtttttgtagacGAAAATTTGGTGTGgaattttttataatattttttgtatGATTTTAAATCGTAATCAGGTGTTGATAGCTGCAGAGGAATCGCATATTCTCAGAATATTAAACAGTAGCTTCCAAACCCTAGACTCCATAAAAGACcgcatttctcatatttttgctaattttttctGCTCCAAATACTTCAGCATTGACTTAATTGATACAAGGTAATTTCAAATTTACTTGGATTTTTGTCAtatatttgctttttttttttcgcgtGTGTGTATGAAGTTTTGTTGAATAAGCAATTTTATTATGTGGTATAGGTATAGAGGGATTGATGAGGTAAAAACAAGTTATAATCAGAATCAATGTGAGTTAAGTGAAAACGGTAGAAGGCAGTCGGAGCCTTCTGATGGTGATGAAGGGCAATGTTCCGGTGCCGTTTTTAACGTTTTAGATACAATGTTAAAGGATAGTTTGGATCGCTTGAAAACAATGAGGTCAgtggtttttgtttttgaagtCAGAAACTTGTTGTCATATTGAATTCAGTGTTTCAGTTAGTttatagtgtttcttaagtatTTAATGGGTACAGCTTGCTGATTTTGCTGTTTTTTCGGAATGTGTTTTTTGTCGTGTAATATGGAGGTAAATGCATTGTATAGCAGATATCTTAGCTGTGTTATTGGTGCCATATATTGTAGCTTTACTATTAAAAAATGTTTGTAGAGGGAATTTTCCGTGTGGTGGcagatatatatgtatacatgtTTCGCTGGGAAAACAAAGGAGTTCTTGCAAACATAAGAAATTACATAAGGGAACTTTGTTTATTTCTTCTAaaagtttaatattttaaattagCTTTTAAAATAGCAGTTAATGGTTGTTAATCATTTGCCTAAATGTCTATCTGATACTGATAGTTCTTACCAACGGCCTGTATCAGGCTTCTTGTGTCTTTCCCACATACATCTTCATTTATGTTCTTTGAATAGTCTTAGGAAAATCAGTCAAACTGAATTACATTCCTAACAGGATAGAAGATCGAAAAAGCATTAGAGTATATGATATGTCTGTTTCTTTGATTTCTAGCTTCTGGCTTTTAACGATTGATCAAGTTCAATGTATTGCCATCCATGCGTCTGTTTCTTTTTGGGTGATATAGAGTGTTGTTGCTGTTGTACTTAGTAAGAGATAGTTGGGATCCTGGTCTCTCTCTTATGCTGTCTGGATCAGTTTACTTTAGCTGTTGTAGTCATCTGCTTCTCTAGGCAAACTCTCCCTTGAAATACTTTACAAGTGACCTTTGAGATGTAGTTTCTGAAGTGGTAGTGGGTGCCCtttttagttgttgatgtctccTCTCTTGAtagcttttgtttttctttcaaaGATGATTCTAAATTGTAGCTTTTATTACAAATTGTATCATGTTCCCTATCTCAGTTTATGGAAGTGAATTATGCTATACCTTTTTGAAGTAAATTTGTTCTTATAGTTTCTCTGTGTATGGTTTCTGTAACTGATGCTCCATAAGTTCCGCAGGCAAAGCATATCCTGGGATGCTATAGGCAGTGAATGCTGTGACTTTGAAGTAAATTATAAGCGAGATATAACTATCATTAGAGCTTTATGCTTGGAGGGTAAGTTGGGGGTAGCTCTATCTCTCTGGTATATGATGATACAGAAAAGTGTTATTCCTGATATTATCACCCATAATTATCTAATAAACGGCTTCTGCAAAACTGGTAACTTGGATAAGGCAGAGTGGCTTGTCAAAGAGATGTTATTTAGGGGTCCTCCTCCTAATTGTGCGACCTACAACACTTTAATAAAGGGTTATTGTCTTCAAAAGGATATTGAAAGGGCTCTAAATTTGTTTTCCACAATGGCCAACAGTGGTATTGGCCCGAATAGAGTTACTTGTAACATTATTGTACATGCTCTTTGTAAGAAAGGTCTGCTGGAGGATGCAAGAAAGCTTCTTACAGAAATATTGGGTGATACTTACCCTAAGGACACGTCGAATTTGATAACTTCAACTATACTAATGGACGGTTCCTTTAAGAATGGAGATATAAATCTGGCTCTCACTTATTTGGATGGCATTTTTTGCGGGGGTATCCCACTTGATACTGTTTTCTATAATGTTGCCATTCATGGATTCTGTTTGATCGGAGATATATCCACTGCTTATAAATATGTCTGCGAAATGTTTAAGCGTGGTTTTCATCCTGATATATTTTCTTACAATACTCTTATTGGCGCTCTTTGTAAGGAAGGACGGACCACTGAGGCTTGTTATATCTACAATGTTATGTCCAGGATGGGTGTTTCTCCTGATCAAATCACTTACAAGATGATTATACAAGGGCTATGTTTTCATGGCGATGTAATGAAAGCTAATCTGTTTCTTCATGCTATGTTAGATGACTCTGTTGTGCCTCAACCACTCATCTGGAATGTGATAATTGATGGTTATGGGAGGTGTGGTAATATGCAAAAAGCATTGTCCATCAGGGAACAAATGGCTGCCTTTGGAGTAATGCCAAATacatttacttataatgcttTGATCCATTCACAGATAAAAAGTGGAAATGTTGTTGAGGCACATTCTTTGAAGAAGGAGATGGTTCTAAATGGttcttttccagatttggttacATACAATCTCTTGTTGGGTGCCTCTTGCAATCTTGGTAACTTTCATTCAGTGCTGCAGATATATGATGAAATTGTAAGAGGAGGTTATTACCCAGACATAATAACATATACTGAGCTACTTAAGTATTACTGTATACAAGGTTATACAGAGAAGGCAGACGATCTCTTGGAAAAGTTACAGACTTTGAATTTACAGGTTGATCATGTTCCATTTCTGATACTCATGAAAAAGTATTGCAAGATGAGGGAGCTAGACAAAGCATTTGAACTTTATCAGAAGTGGTTATTGAGAATGAGTTGAGAATACCTTTAGTATAGAGCAATTGGTACTCAGGGCTGCAAAGAATTTTCTGATCCTTGGAAATATAGCTCCACCATGGCAGTTTCATGCATTACGTTCATTCATTGATGGTGGATATCTCCTGCAAGTTGATGATCTCAACTTGAAGGTTTGTGCTTTGTCACCTCTCCTGATATTTCTGATATTTAAGATACCTCCTCTACCGTATTCTTTCATTTTAGTGAATGTGCTTGATTTTCTCATAAAATTTGACAAGTTTTTGGGTAAATCTTGACTGAGTATAAATTAGTATTGGTTTCTTTTGGACTCCATATAATATCTTTGATTGGGACTTCTGAATTTGAAGTTGAAAGTTACTATAAACTGATTTTCTGTTATTTCTTCTTCAAAATTGATAAATTAATCACAGGTcctagtttttttgtttttctgaaCAAGGTCGAAATGCCATTGGTAACATGTTCTTGTAcaatgaattttattttttggtgtgGAATTCTGTTTGAATTCCGTATTTACAAAGTTTGAATTCAATATTTAGTGTTTCAAAGAGGTAGCACTATActaaatttgttaatcaacatAACACTGCAGTTTTAAATTGTTGGAGTTTGTTTTTGGCATGACTTATTGGAAACAGTTGTTTCCATGGACACTAGTGAAAACTGAACCAAACCAGAAGAAATTTCTTtcaagtgaaaaaagaaattcatgcaagTGCAAATAATGTCTTTTAATGGGTATAATGACACTCagtgaaatttagaaaattggTTGCCAACTTAAAGTTACTGGTGCAAAATGTCTCTGATGCGGAATATCATTATTGGTTTAGTAATCGATTTAGTAAAGAATGCATTTTTTGTAGTTTTTCTTGTCATGTGTTTGAAGTCACATACTTCATTTACATAAATTGGAGAGTTTTGAATAATTTTCACCATTGCAGATGGAGCTTCGATTATAAACTAGTAAAAAATGGGCAGAATGACAAAGTGGACGAGAAAGTTACAATTCCAGAAATAATACTTAATCTTTAATGGCTTTTGCTAACCGAACCATCCAGCTTGcttctttttccttcccttACTTCCCTTCATATTTAGCTATCTTAGAAGAAGAAATATCTCCTATTCCCCTCCTATCTTTTTGTTAAAGCTCCTTtggtggaattcctcttgtaacTCAATGTTATTCCACAAAACAATTTCTAAATTAGTTTTCAAACTATCCACATCCTCCTTATTCTCCCCATAAACTCCAATCGAACAACCTCCTTGAAGGAAGGAAAAGTATTTCCAGCAACTTAAATATATGTTTTACATTTATTTTACTGATTAAGGATTCAGAGTTTGTCAATAGCATAGTTGGGATGTAATACCCAGTTTCTTTTCATGCATCTGTGAGTCGATTAACTTGTATAACATATATAGTTTTTGAACTTATTTAAAATAGCTAGATATATTTGTTCATGGATCCAAATATGCACACTCTTCAAAGACAATTGATTTTGCAGTTTTTCTTTGGGTGTCTGAGTTGCTAAGCCATGCTAGAGCTGAAACCTGTAGTTAACTCATTTTCATCTGAGAATAAGTGAAATTTGTATGGGATCGTGGATGATATTAAAGCAAAGAAATGAAGAAGCAGTTGCACGGCAATTAGTGAAGAAAAAATGAGATACAGTTTTCATTGATCAGGTGTTTTGGTGCCAGTTATGTCCTTATGCTTCCTAAGGATTTTAATTGATTAATGAATACTTAATGGATTATATCAGTTCAAATGCACTGATTCAGAACAAAGTGGAATCTCAGACAATGATGAAGTTGTAAAGAACTGATGGTTAACCAGATTACATATACTATTTGTTTTCAGATCTACCAGACTTCATTATCTTTTACTCATCGAGAATTAACAAGACAGCAATAACATTGTTGGTAATCATGCTAGTCACCATGTGATTGTGGGTTAAAAGTGAAGCTATCCTTTTTGTGATTTTCTTGTTTGCTTGTGTACCCATTACATTTGTCCGGACCTACGTTGTAAACACTGGTGAATGGATGACACAATTGTGGGATGTAGTTGAGAACTTAATTACAAGATCTTTCATATGATTAGGCCACTTGAGTTGTTTGTTGTTGATTTTCTGCagatttgcttttttttttttttacctctttagCTGTTTAAAAGCTGTGTATAGATTAGCTGGTGGCTATGGCATATGATTGGATACCCCTTTTGTTGGAGTTGCTCTGgttatttattattgatttccTCTTagttcatgctcgctcttagaATGTCATTAACTCTGGCTGTCCTGGTTATTAAAAATTTGCCAAATTTGGCTTCATAGCTAGAACTTATGTAGTTTTTGGTGGCTGTGTTGCACGGTCATTGCCCACTAGTGGGACATTAATGTTGTAATTTGTTCTTGAGATTATTTGTGTTAACaggtatcttgggaggaaaacatctagtcacatattatgagtgaccaactagtatttataggagtacaaacctaaccgactatttacaagaatacccttactaatttattatctataagaatactaatattctcctaacactccccctcaagttggagcatatatatcataagcacccaacttgttacaaatgtatttcaccctagagccccctaaactcttggtaaatacatcagccaattgatctacagacggtacatgagatgtcttgatgacCCCGTCTAgcaatttctctcgaatgaaatgacaatcaacttcaatatgttttgtcctttcatgaaacactggattagacgcaatatgaacagccgcctgattatcacacactaaattcataggctgtttatgctcaaacccaagttccAGTAACATGCTCTTCACccaaaccaactcacacacagtgtgagccatagcgcggtattcagattctgcacttgatctggatacaactgtttgcttcttactcttccacgacactaaattaccaccaacaaacacacaatatcctgtagtcgatcttcgatctgaggcagaaccagcccaatctgcatcactatatccttcaatatcagtgtgtccatgattttgatacaacaacccttttccaggagcactcttaagatacctgagaatccgtataacagcatcccaatgactagtacgaggggtatcaagaaattgactcacaacactcactgcaaacgaaatgtcaggtctcgttacagtgagataatttaatttacccacaagTCTTCGATATTGCTTAGGATCATCAAGTAATGCACCTAGATCTCCTGCTAATTTCACATTAGGATCCATAGGAGTATCCACAGGTCGGCAACCTAACATCCCAACTTCACTCAACATATCGagtacatattttctttgacataaataaaccccatatttagaccgagctacctcaatacccagaaaatactgtagatgacctaaatcctttgtctgaaagtttgcctgcagattggatttaagtttctggatccccacaacatcatcacctgtaatcacaatgtcatccacataaacaactaataaaattttaccagcattagaatgccgataaaatacagagtgatctactccacatcttgtcagaccgaactccatgacaacactactaaaccggccaaaccaagccctcggagactgtttcaatccatataaggattttttcaaacgacaaaccaaccgcggattctccccctgaacaacaaatccaggaggttgttccatatatacctcttcttccaaatctccatgcagaaatgcatttttcacatccaactgatgcaatggccaattataagttgctgccaaagagataagaagacggacagaggtaatctttgcaacaggagaaaatgtttctaagtAGTCTATTCCATACACCTGAGTAAATCCTCTAGCTACCAGCCGAgccttcaatctatcaatagaaccattaggctgcacttttatagtgtacacccatttacaaccaacaacaggcttacctgaaggacgagggacaagatcccaagtaccattttgttccaaagcagacatctcttcttgcatagctaatctccaaccaggatgattaagagcataggtaatagacttaggaatggagatagaatcaagagaagcaacaaaagaagaatatgacatagagagacgagaataagaaacaaaattagaaataggatgggaagtacaatgtctcttacctttgcgtaaagcaataggaagatctaactcagaggagggcgtcatacctggatttgaagattgagagttaattggtgaagtgcgtggcatatcaggaactttctcaaccatggaacgacgagagtaaacttgaagatgaggacgagataatcgagctatggaatctggtggactagacaactcaggtaataaaggggaagggattggtaaaacaggagaggaaaaagagggacaCTGGTCTAATTCACAAGACATACTTTGCTTGATAAAATACGGAGtggattcaaagaaagtaacatcagcacaagtaaaaaatcgatttaaaactggactgtaacatctataccctttttgcgctcgtgcatatcctaagaaaatacacttaatagcacgagaatctaatttatccaTCCCTGGAGCAAGCTGATGAACAAAGCACACACATCCAAAAATACGAGGAGGCAATTTAAACACAGGTTcatgaggaaaaagaatggagtAAGGTAATTGACCTCCAAGAATAttagatggcatgcgattaattaaataacatgcagttagaactgcatcactccaaaattgtttgggcacattcatgtgcaacaacagtgttcgagcaatttcgattaaatgcccaatttttctttcagcaactccattctgttgtggagtgtgaggacaagaggactgatgaataataccagacttagtcataaaggtattaaaaggagtggaaaaatattctttcgcattatcactgcgaagtatacgtacaggcacaccaaattgattctttatttctgtaacaaatgcacaaaaaatggaatataattctgaacgatctttcattaaataaagccatgtaactctggaaaaatcatcaacaaagactacaaaatatttaaaacctaactttgaagtgactcgactaggaccccaaacatcagaatgaactaacaaaaagggttcagaaacccgtttattgactctaggagcaaaagaaacacgatgatgctttcctaactgacaagactcacattctaacgaagataattgattcaaagtaggaaccaactttttcaaattttgtaaagacGGATGACCtaaacgacagtgaatttcaagaggagaaacagtagcAGGACATGCTATCGGACCATTGaagttgagaaaataaagaccattatgctcatgccctccaccaatcgtcctctttgtcttcaaatcctgaatgacaacagaatcaggagaaaaagtaactgtacactgtagaaatttagtgagcttactaacagacattagattaaatggcaaattgggtacgtaaagaacagaagacagcggaagtgatggattaatttctacagtgcctagtcctttaactttagtggta
It includes:
- the LOC113743250 gene encoding uncharacterized protein isoform X1, with product MQSVLIAAEESHILRILNSSFQTLDSIKDRISHIFANFFCSKYFSIDLIDTRYRGIDEVKTSYNQNQCELSENGRRQSEPSDGDEGQCSGAVFNVLDTMLKDSLDRLKTMRQSISWDAIGSECCDFEVNYKRDITIIRALCLEGKLGVALSLWYMMIQKSVIPDIITHNYLINGFCKTGNLDKAEWLVKEMLFRGPPPNCATYNTLIKGYCLQKDIERALNLFSTMANSGIGPNRVTCNIIVHALCKKGLLEDARKLLTEILGDTYPKDTSNLITSTILMDGSFKNGDINLALTYLDGIFCGGIPLDTVFYNVAIHGFCLIGDISTAYKYVCEMFKRGFHPDIFSYNTLIGALCKEGRTTEACYIYNVMSRMGVSPDQITYKMIIQGLCFHGDVMKANLFLHAMLDDSVVPQPLIWNVIIDGYGRCGNMQKALSIREQMAAFGVMPNTFTYNALIHSQIKSGNVVEAHSLKKEMVLNGSFPDLVTYNLLLGASCNLGNFHSVLQIYDEIVRGGYYPDIITYTELLKYYCIQGYTEKADDLLEKLQTLNLQVDHVPFLILMKKYCKMRELDKAFELYQKWLLRMS
- the LOC113743250 gene encoding uncharacterized protein isoform X2 produces the protein MQSVLIAAEESHILRILNSSFQTLDSIKDRISHIFANFFCSKYFSIDLIDTRQSISWDAIGSECCDFEVNYKRDITIIRALCLEGKLGVALSLWYMMIQKSVIPDIITHNYLINGFCKTGNLDKAEWLVKEMLFRGPPPNCATYNTLIKGYCLQKDIERALNLFSTMANSGIGPNRVTCNIIVHALCKKGLLEDARKLLTEILGDTYPKDTSNLITSTILMDGSFKNGDINLALTYLDGIFCGGIPLDTVFYNVAIHGFCLIGDISTAYKYVCEMFKRGFHPDIFSYNTLIGALCKEGRTTEACYIYNVMSRMGVSPDQITYKMIIQGLCFHGDVMKANLFLHAMLDDSVVPQPLIWNVIIDGYGRCGNMQKALSIREQMAAFGVMPNTFTYNALIHSQIKSGNVVEAHSLKKEMVLNGSFPDLVTYNLLLGASCNLGNFHSVLQIYDEIVRGGYYPDIITYTELLKYYCIQGYTEKADDLLEKLQTLNLQVDHVPFLILMKKYCKMRELDKAFELYQKWLLRMS